From the Drosophila sechellia strain sech25 unplaced genomic scaffold, ASM438219v1 U_128, whole genome shotgun sequence genome, one window contains:
- the LOC116802461 gene encoding uncharacterized protein LOC116802461 — translation MFGERKSKLETRRKFEERKWTAGESFVAYVDDKVMLAHGIKMDDEELVALLIEGIPNQMLRNQARIQCFEDIQHLKRAFAKVKLPKMDETHKKVASVNNNGSTLLRCFNCNSKGHWAKECRKPKREKGSCYACGEMGHFAAKCLKNNNVDENNYHAS, via the exons ATGTTTGGTGAGAGGAAGTCGAAGTTAGAAACAAGGCGAAAATTTGAGGAACGAAAATGGACAGCTGGCGAAAGCTTTGTTGCTTATGTAGACGATAAGGTGATGCTTGCACATGGAATAAAAATGGATGATGAAGAATTGGTGGCGCTCCTCATTGAAGGTATTCCGAATCAAATGCTACGTAACCAAGCCCGTATCCAATGCTTTGAAGATATCCAGCACTTAAAGCGGGCATTTGCGAAAGTGAAACTACCGAAAATGGATGAAACACACAAGAAGGTGGCATCGGTGAACAATAATGGCAGCACACTCTTGCGttgtttcaattgcaattcgaAGGGACACTGGGCCAAAGAGTGCAGGAAGCCAAAGCGCGAAAAAGGGTCATGCTATGCCTGTGGTGAGATGGGGCACTTTGCAGCAAAgtgcctgaaaaacaataatgtggatgaaaacaattac cATGCCTCATAG